In Toxotes jaculatrix isolate fToxJac2 chromosome 12, fToxJac2.pri, whole genome shotgun sequence, the following are encoded in one genomic region:
- the LOC121191246 gene encoding spectrin family protein isoform X1: MSTISPTDFDSLEIQQQYNDINNRWDLAAETDWDNENSSARLFERSRIKALADEREAVQKKTFTKWVNSHLGRVTCRIGDLYTDLRDGRMLIRLLEVLSGEQLPKPTKGRMRIHCLENVDKALQFLKEQKVHLENMGSHDIVDGNHRLTLGLIWTIILRFQIQDISVETEDNKEKKSAKDALLLWCQMKTAGYPNVNIHNFTTSWRDGLAFNAIVHKHRPDLIEFDNLKRSNAHYNLQNAFNVAEKELGLTKLLDPEDVNVDQPDEKSIITYVATYYHYFSKMKALAVEGKRIGKVLDYAIEADQLIEKYETLASELLQWIEQTIVTLNDRQLANSLSAVQNQLQAFNSYRTVEKPPKFTEKGNLEVLLFTIQSKMRANNQKVYMPREGKLISDINKAWERLEKAEHERELALRNELIRQEKLEMLAARFDRKAAMRETWLSENQRLVSQDNFGTDLGAVEAATRKHEAIETDIGAYWERVAAVEAVAKELEAEGYHDVRRILARRDNVLRLWEYLKDLLAARRERLNAHRDLQRLFQEMRYIMDWMADMKGRLQSQDSGKHLHDVLDLLQKHTLVEADISARAERIKAVQGAAKRFTSYEQAYKPCEPGLVSEKVDLLGQAYEELGQLSGKRRERLEDSRRLWQFLWDLGEEAAWIREQEQILASGDCGRDLTSALHLLSKHEAFRDEMAARYGPLSNSIAAGEALVKEGHFGAPEVTERIQDIRAQWAHLEETTKLREQNLKEAVALHQFQTDANDMEAWIMETFRQVSSQEVGHDEFSTQTLARKQREIEEEIQSHRPLIDSLHEQVQALPQAYIEFPQVDGRLPAIEQRYEELESLSAARRQALEGALALYRMFSEADACQLWVEEKEQWLHGMEIPTKLEDLEVVQQRFDTLEPEMNNLGTRVTDVNQVAEQLLSSDNCSKDQIHQTRDQLNNRWAEFEQLVGQKKQALESALNIQNYHLECNEIQTWMKEKTKVIESTQSLGNDLAGVMALQRKLTGMERDLEAIQGKLDDLTKEAEKLAKEHPDQAGEIQGRLAEIQEVWEELNSTMKRREESLGEASKLQGFLRDLDDFQSWLSRTQTAVASEDIPTSLPEAESLLAQHESIKNEVDNYKEDYEKMRAVGEEVTQGQTDAQHMFLAQRLQALDTGWHELRRMWENRHSLLAQAFDFQTFLRDAKQAEAFLNSQEYVLSHTEMPTSLQGAEEAIKKHEDFLTTTEASEEKITGVVETGRRLINDSNANSDKIQEKVDSIQERHLKNKEAANELLTKLKDNRELQHFLQDGQELTLWINEKMLTAQDMSYDEARNLHSKWQKHQAFMAELASNKDWLDKIDKEGQALVAEKPELKPVVQQTLEDLQRQWEELESTTRTKAQCLFDANRAELFTQSCSALDVWLKNLEGQLQSDDYGKDLTSVNILLKKHQMLEHQMEVREKEVQSLQSQALALSQEDAGLAEVDGQQRRVTDNFSNLQEPLRLRRQQLLASKEAHQFNRDLEDEILWVKERMPLATSTDHGKDLPTVQLLIKKNQTLQKEIQGHQPRIDDIHRRGKTQSQVDGERQSVLEERLVELRDLWDQLIAETDKRHARLIEANRAQQFYADAAEAEAWMGEQELHMMSEEKAKDEQSALVMVKKHQTLEQALEDYAQTIHQLANSSRLMVTSEHPESERITLRQAQVDKLYAGLKDLAEERRGRLQERLRLTQLKREVDDLEQWIAEREVVAGSHELGQDYEHVTMLRDKFREFARDTSTIGQERVDGVNGLADDLIESGHPENASVAEWKDGLNEAWADLLELIDTRTQMLAASYELHRFHQDAMEVLGRVKEKREALPSDLGRDLNTVQHLHRQHNTFEHDIQALSGQVNQVQDDAARLQKAYAGEKADDIHRSEHAVTSAWEGLLEAGQARRLLLLDTVEKFRFFNMVRDLMLWMDGVNLQIDAHDSPRDVSSAGLVIANHQDIKSEIETRADSFTACIEMGNTLINNNHYAADEIREKLIQLQEKRDKINKKWQDKMDHLQIVLEVLQFGRDAYVAESWLAGQEPLVRAAELGSNVDEVESLIKRHEAFEKLAAAWEERFVLLEKLTTLEEQENQRRREEEERARRPPTPPPAEEVAQSETESQVHDSAARTSLDQTTLNQSVSVNGVHSDNDTSQGSESESVNGPGRDSGLASSRLEPSATLPSRGGAESEPETMEGMLCRKQEMESHSKKAASRSWQNVYCVLRKGSLGFYKDGKSASNGIPYHGEVPISLGEAVCEVAHDYKKRKHVFKLRLGDGKEYLFQAKDEAEMSSWIRSILGSIPTGPGDSPGGPRALSRAMTMPPISPSSGDAGGVTMRNKEGKEKDREKRFSFFGKKK, from the exons ATGAGCGTGAAGCAGTGCAGAAGAAGACCTTCACCAAATGGGTGAACTCTCACTTGGGCCGAGTGACCTGCCGCATTGGTGACTTGTACACAGACCTGCGCGATGGCCGCATGCTAATCCGCCTTCTGGAAGTGCTCTCAGGAGAACAGCTG CCAAAGCCCACAAAGGGCCGGATGCGTATCCACTGCCTGGAGAATGTTGATAAAGCCCTGCAGTTTCTCAAGGAGCAAAAAGTCCATCTAGAAAACATGGGCTCACATGACATTGTGGACGGTAATCACCGTCTCACCCTGGGTCTCATTTGGACCATCATCCTTCGCTTCCAG ATCCAGGACATCAGTGTGGAGACAGAAGACAACAAGGAGAAAAAATCAGCTAAAGATGCCCTGCTGCTTTGGTGCCAAATGAAAACTGCTGG ATATCCCAATGTCAACATCCACAACTTCACTACCAGCTGGAGGGACGGTCTGGCGTTCAATGCCATTGTGCACAAACACAG ACCTGACCTGATTGAGTTTGACAACCTAAAGAGGTCCAATGCTCACTACAATCTCCAGAATGCTTTCAATGTGGCTGAGAAGGAACTGGGGCTAACCAAGCTGCTGGACCCAGAAG acGTCAATGTTGATCAGCCTGATGAAAAGTCCATCATCACCTATGTGGCGACCTACTACCATTACTTCTCCAAGATGAAAGCACTGGCAGTGGAGGGCAAAAGAATTGGCAAG GTGCTGGACTATGCTATTGAGGCTGACCAGCTGATAGAGAAGTATGAGACCCTggcctcagagctgctgcagtggatTGAGCAAACCATAGTGACGCTCAATGACAGACAGCTAGCTAATTCACTGAGTGCTGTGCAGAATCAGCTCCAGGCTTTCAATTCATACCGGACTGTGGAGAAACCCCCCAA attTACAGAGAAAGGAAATTTGGAGGTTCTCCTCTTTACTATCCAGAGCAAGATGCGCGCAAACAACCAGAAAGTCTACATGCCAAGAGAGGGCAAACTCATCTCTGACATCAATAAG GCATGGGAGCGACTGGAAAAGGCAGAGCATGAACGTGAGCTGGCACTGAGAAACGAGTTGATTCGCCAGGAGAAGCTGGAGATGCTCGCTGCTCGTTTTGACCGCAAAGCTGCTATGCGGGAGACATGGCTGAGTGAGAACCAGAGGCTAGTGTCTCAG GACAACTTTGGAACTGACTTGGGAGCAGTGGAAGCTGCCACCCGTAAACACGAGGCAATCGAGACAGACATTGGAGCATACTGGGAGCGTGTGGCTGCTGTGGAGGCTGTAGCCAAAGAGCTGGAGGCAGAGGGATACCACGATGTGCGGCGTATACTTGCACGAAGGGATAATGTGCTTCGACTCTGGGAATACCTGAAAGATCTTCTTGCTGCACGCAGGGAGCGTCTGAATGCCCATCGTGACTTACAGAGGTTGTTTCAGGAGATGCGCTACATCATGGACTGGATGGCAGACATGAAG ggTCGTCTGCAGTCTCAGGACAGTGGCAAACATTTGCATGATGTGTTAGACCTACTTCAGAAGCACACTCTGGTAGAGGCTGACATTTCAGCTCGGGCAGAGAGAATCAAGGCAGTGCAGGGAGCTGCAAAGCGCTTCACTTCCTATGAACAGG CCTACAAACCATGTGAGCCAGGACTAGTTAGTGAAAAGGTTGACCTGCTGGGTCAAGCCTATGAGGAGCTTGGTCAGCTTTCTGGGAAACGCAGAGAGCGCCTAGAGGACTCTCGCCGCCTGTGGCAGTTCCTGTGGGATCTCGGAGAGGAGGCAGCCTGGAtcagagagcaggagcagatCCTGGCTAGTGGAGACTGTGGGCGTGACCTCACGTCTGCTCTTCACCTGCTTAGTAAACATGAGGCTTTCAGGGATGAGATGGCAGCCCGCTATGGCCCCCTGAGTAACAGCATTGCTGCCGGGGAAGCTTTGGTTAAGGAGGGACACTTTGGAGCCCCAGAGGTCACAGAGAGGATTCAAGACATCCGTGCACAGTGGGCACATCTGGAAGAG ACAACTAAACTCAGAGAGCAGAATCTTAAGGAAGCTGTGGCTCTGCATCAGTTCCAAACAGATGCCAATGACATGGAGGCCTGGATCATGGAGACATTTAGACAGGTGTCAAGTCAGGAAGTGGGCCACGATGAGTTCTCCACCCAGACTCTAGCTCGTAAGCAGAGGGAGATAGAGGAGGAGATCCAGAGTCACCGCCCCCTCATCGACTCCTTGCATGAGCAGGTCCAAGCACTACCACAGGCCTATATAGAATTCCCTCAG GTGGATGGCCGCCTACCTGCTATTGAGCAGCGCTATGAAGAACTGGAGTCTCTGTCAGCCGCTCGCCGGCAGGCACTTGAAGGTGCACTGGCTCTCTACCGCATGTTCAGTGAAGCTGACGCCTGCCAGCTCTGGGTGGAAGAAAAGGAGCAGTGGTTACATGGCATGGAGATCCCTACCAAACTGGAGGACTTAGAGGTGGTGCAGCAGAG ATTTGATACTCTTGAACCTGAGATGAACAACCTCGGCACTCGTGTCACTGATGTGAACCAGGTGGCAGAGCAGCTCCTGAGCTCCGACAACTGTAGCAAAGACCAGATCCACCAGACAAGAGACCAACTGAACAACAG ATGGGCAGAGTTTGAACAACTGGTTGGTCAAAAGAAACAAGCCCTAGAGTCTGCCCTTAACATCCAAAACTACCACCTGGAGTGTAATGAGATCCAAACTTGGATGAAGGAAAAGACCAAGGTGATTGAATCTACTCAGAGCCTGGGCAACGACCTGGCTGGGGTGATGGCACTGCAACGCAAACTCACTGGCATGGAGAGAGACCTGGAGGCCATTCAG GGCAAATTGGATGACCTGACAAAGGAAGCAGAAAAGCTAGCCAAGGAACATCCAGATCAGGCAGGAGAGATCCAAGGACGCCTGGCAGAGATTCAGGAAGTGTGGGAAGAGTTGAACTCTACCATGAAGCGACGTGAGGAGTCACTGGGTGAAGCCAGCAAGCTGCAAGGCTTCCTTAGGGATCTGGATGACTTCCAGTCCTGGTTGTCCCGCACCCAGACAGCCGTGGCCTCAGAGGACATTCCCACTTCTCTGCCTGAGGCTGAGAGTTTGCTAGCCCAGCATGAGAGTATCAAGAATGAGGTGGATAACTATAAGGAGGACTATGAGAAGATGCGTGCAGTCGGCGAGGAGGTGACCCAAGGCCAGACAGATGCCCAGCACATGTTCTTGGCCCAGAGGCTCCAGGCACTGGATACTGGCTGGCATGAGTTGCGTCGCATGTGGGAGAATCGCCACAGTCTTTTGGCCCAAGCTTTTGACTTCCAGACTTTCTTGAGAGATGCAAAGCAGGCAGAAGCCTTCCTGAACAGCCAG GAGTATGTGCTGTCCCACACAGAAATGCCCACCAGTCttcagggagcagaggaggccaTTAAGAAGCATGAGGATTTCCTCACTACCACAGAGGCCAGTGAGGAGAAGATAACTGGTGTGGTGGAGACTGGACGGCGCCTCATTAATGACTCTAATGCAAACTCTGATAAGATCCAAGAAAAAGTTGATTCCATCCAGGAAAG gCATCTTAAGAATAAAGAGGCTGCAAATGAATTGCTGACGAAGCTTAAGGACAACCGTGAACTTCAGCACTTCCTCCAAGATGGGCAGGAG CTCACATTGTGGATCAATGAGAAGATGCTGACAGCACAGGACATGTCTTATGATGAGGCCAGAAATCTTCACAGCAAGTGGCAGAAGCACCAGGCCTTCATGGCAGAGCTGGCCTCTAACAAAGACTGGCTAGACAAAATTGACAAG GAGGGTCAGGCGCTTGTGGCAGAGAAGCCTGAGCTAAAACCCGTTGTCCAGCAGACCCTGGAGGACCTACAGCGTCAgtgggaggagctggagagCACCACCCGCACCAAGGCCCAGTGTTTGTTCGATGCTAACAGGGCAGAGCTCTTTACACAGAGCTGCTCCGCTCTAGATGTCTGGCTGAAAAACCTTGAGGGTCAGCTGCAGAGTGACGATTATGGCAAAGATTTGACCAGTGTCAACATCCTGCTCAAGAAGCACCAG ATGCTCGAGCACCAGATGGAGGTCCGAGAGAAGGAGGTGCAGTCCCTGCAGTCTCAGGCTCTGGCCCTGTCCCAAGAGGATGCCGGACTGGCTGAGGTAGATGGTCAGCAAAGGCGCGTCACTGACAACTTCTCAAACCTTCAGGAGCCCCTCAGACTCAGGAGACAGCAACTGCTCGCCTCCAAAGAAGCACATCAGTTCAACAGAGATCTGGAGGATGAAATT CTATGGGTGAAAGAGAGGATGCCCCTGGCGACCTCCACAGACCATGGAAAAGACCTGCCAACTGTTCAGCTGCTAATCAAGAAAAACCAG ACATTGCAGAAAGAGATCCAGGGCCACCAGCCCCGCATCGATGACATCCACAGACGAGGAAAGACTCAGAGCCAGGTAGATGGTGAGAGACAGTCTGTCCTAGAGGAGCGTCTTGTTGAACTGAGGGACCTTTGGGACCAGCTGATTGCTGAGACAGACAAGCGTCATGCCCGTCTAATAGAGGCCAATCGCGCCCAGCAGTTCTATGCtgatgcagcagaggcagaggcctGGATGGGCGAGCAGGAGCTGCACATGATGTCAGAGGAAAAAGCTAAG GATGAGCAAAGCGCACTGGTGATGGTCAAGAAGCACCAGACCCTTGAACAGGCACTTGAAGACTACGCTCAAACCATTCACCAGCTAGCCAACAGCAGCCGCCTCATGGTCACGAGTGAACACCCAGAGAG CGAGAGAATCACCTTACGGCAAGCCCAAGTGGACAAGCTGTATGCAGGGTTGAAAGACCTCGCTGAGGAGCGTCGTGGGCGGCTTCAGGAGAGACTGCGGCTGACCCAGCTGAAGCGGGAGGTGGATGACCTGGAACAGTGGATTGCTGAGAGGGAGGTGGTTGCTGGCTCCCATGAACTAGGACAGGACTATGAACATGTcaca ATGCTGAGGGACAAGTTCCGGGAGTTTGCTCGTGACACCAGCACCATCGGCCAGGAGCGTGTAGATGGTGTAAATGGACTGGCAGATGATCTGATTGAGTCGGGTCATCCTGAGAACGCCAGTGTGGCTGAGTGGAAGGACGGGTTAAACGAGGCCTGGGCAGACCTGCTGGAGCTGattgacacacgcacacaaatgtTGGCAGCCTCCTATGAGTTGCACCGCTTCCACCAGGATGCCATGGAGGTGCTTGGCCGTGTtaaggagaagagggaggcgCTTCCTTCTGACCTGGGCCGTGATCTGAACACTGTTCAACATCTACACAGACAGCACAACACTTTTGAACATGACATCCAGGCCCTCAGTGGACAG GTGAACCAGGTGCAAGATGATGCAGCACGGCTGCAGAAGGCTTACGCTGGAGAGAAAGCCGATGACATTCACAGGAGTGAACATGCCGTGACTTCTGCATGGGAGGGCCTGCTTGAGGCTGGTCAGGCCCGCAGGCTCCTcctgctggacactgtggagAAGTTCCGCTTTTTCAACATGGTGCGAGACCTCATGCTCTGGATGGACGGTGTCAACCTTCAGATTGACGCACATGACAGCCCCAG GGATGTATCGTCTGCAGGGCTGGTAATTGCCAATCATCAGGACATCAAGTCAGAGATTGAGACCAGGGCAGACAGCTTTACTGCCTGTATTGAGATGGGAAATACTCTCATCAACAATAATCACTATGCAGCTGATGAG attCGGGAGAAACTGATTCAACTCcaggaaaagagagacaagaTCAACAAAAAGTGGCAAGACAAGATGGACCATTTACAAATTG TGCTGGAGGTGTTGCAGTTCGGACGTGATGCCTACGTGGCAGAGTCTTGGTTGGCAGGGCAAGAACCTCTGGTGCGAGCAGCAGAGCTGGGCTCAAATGTGGATGAAGTAGAGAGCCTAATTAAGCGCCATGAGGCCTTTGAGAAACTTGCTGCAGCCTGGGAAGAGCGCTTTGTCCTGCTGGAAAAACTCACTACA CTCGAGGAGCAGGAGAACCAGAGGAggcgagaggaagaggagagggcgCGGCGACCCCCTACACCACCTCCAGCTGAAGAAGTGGCACAATCTGAGACGGAAAGTCAAGTGCATGATTCTGCAGCCAG AACCAGTCTGGACCAGACCACACTCAATCAGTCGGTGTCAGTGAATGGAGTACACAGTGACAATGACACATCTCAG GGCTCGGAGTCTGAGTCGGTGAACGGACCAGGTAGGGACAGTGGGCTGGCCTCTTCTCGCCTTGAGCCTTCTGCCACGTTACCAAGCAGGGGTGGAGCAGAGTCTGAGCCAGAAACCATGGAGGGGATGCTCTGTCGAAAACAGGAGATGGAGTCCCACAGCAAAAAGGCAGCTAGCAG GTCCTGGCAGAACGTGTACTGTGTCCTAAGAAAAGGAAGTCTCGGTTTCTATAAAGACGGCAAGAGCGCTAGCAATGGCATTCCATACCATGGAGAGGTACCCATCAGCCTCggagaggctgtgtgtgaggtAGCCCATGACTATAAGAAGAGGAAACATGTATTCAAGCTCag GCTAGGGGATGGAAAAGAGTATCTGTTCCAAGCAAAGGATGAG GCGGAAATGAGCTCCTGGATCCGGTCCATCCTCGGCTCCATTCCAACAGGGCCAGGAGACTCGCCCGGAGGTCCACGCGCCCTCAGCCGTGCCATGACGATGCCTCCCATCTCCCCCAGCTCAGGTGATGCTGGGGGTGTTACAATGCGCAacaaagaggggaaagagaaggaTCGTGAGAAGAGGTTCAGCTTCTTTGGCAAGAAGAAATAG